Proteins from a genomic interval of Tenacibaculum sp. SZ-18:
- the thiC gene encoding phosphomethylpyrimidine synthase ThiC, protein MKKKDTAPKQDGITRKPFPSSKKIYVQGKLHPQINVAMREITLNDTVDSMTKKRTSNEPVTVYDTSGPYTDPSKDINIHNGLERIREKWILDRDNVEKLEQFSSEYCNERLNNESLNHLRFNHLNKPYRAKKGENVTQLHYAKKGMITPEMEYVAIRENQRIDEMTRLSKQHPGQDFGASIPEKITPEFVREEVARGRAVIPSNINHPEAEPMILGRNFLVKINANIGNSATTSSIEEEVEKAVWACRWGADNIMDLSTGKNIHETREWIIRNSPVPIGTVPIYQALEKVNGVAEDLTWEIFRDTLIEQAEQGVDYFTIHAGVRLAYVPMTAKRITGIVSRGGSIMAKWCLAHHKESFLYTHFEEICEIMKAYDVAFSLGDGLRPGCIADANDQAQFAELETLGELTKIAWKHEVQCFIEGPGHVPMHMIKANMDKQLEACGEAPFYTLGPLTTDIAPGYDHITSGIGAAMIGWYGTAMLCYVTPKEHLGLPNKDDVRTGVVTYKLAAHAADLAKGHPGAQHRDDALSKARFEFRWEDQFNLSLDPELAREYHDETLPAEGAKIAHFCSMCGPKFCSMKITQEVRDYAAKKELQEGKALEEGMKEKSEEFKEKGSEVYL, encoded by the coding sequence ATGAAAAAAAAAGATACCGCACCTAAACAAGACGGAATTACAAGAAAACCTTTTCCAAGCTCAAAGAAAATTTACGTTCAAGGAAAGTTACATCCACAAATTAATGTAGCAATGCGAGAAATTACATTGAATGATACAGTCGATTCAATGACAAAAAAGCGTACATCAAATGAACCAGTTACTGTGTATGATACTTCTGGACCATACACTGATCCAAGTAAAGATATTAATATTCATAATGGATTAGAACGTATTCGAGAAAAATGGATTTTAGATAGAGATAATGTTGAGAAATTAGAACAATTTAGTTCAGAATATTGTAATGAAAGATTAAATAATGAAAGTTTAAATCATTTAAGATTTAATCATTTAAATAAACCTTACAGGGCTAAGAAAGGTGAGAATGTAACTCAATTACATTACGCAAAAAAGGGAATGATCACACCAGAAATGGAGTATGTAGCTATTCGTGAAAATCAACGTATCGACGAAATGACTCGTTTATCAAAGCAACATCCAGGTCAAGATTTTGGAGCGAGTATTCCGGAGAAAATTACACCAGAATTTGTAAGAGAAGAAGTAGCTAGAGGTCGTGCTGTAATTCCTTCAAATATTAATCATCCAGAAGCTGAACCTATGATTTTAGGTAGAAACTTCTTAGTGAAAATTAATGCCAATATTGGGAATTCGGCAACAACATCTTCAATCGAAGAAGAAGTTGAAAAGGCTGTTTGGGCCTGTCGTTGGGGTGCCGATAATATCATGGATTTATCTACAGGGAAAAATATTCACGAAACTAGAGAGTGGATTATCCGTAATTCTCCAGTACCCATTGGAACAGTTCCTATTTATCAGGCTCTTGAAAAAGTCAATGGTGTTGCAGAAGATCTTACTTGGGAAATATTTAGGGATACTTTAATTGAACAAGCAGAACAAGGAGTAGATTATTTTACTATTCACGCGGGAGTTCGTTTGGCATATGTTCCGATGACAGCAAAACGTATAACAGGAATTGTATCTAGAGGAGGTTCCATTATGGCAAAATGGTGTTTAGCGCACCATAAAGAAAGTTTCCTATATACGCATTTCGAAGAAATTTGTGAAATTATGAAGGCCTATGATGTTGCATTTTCGTTAGGAGATGGATTACGTCCAGGTTGCATTGCGGATGCAAATGATCAAGCTCAATTCGCAGAGTTAGAAACTTTAGGAGAATTAACGAAAATCGCATGGAAACACGAAGTGCAATGTTTTATAGAAGGTCCAGGTCACGTTCCTATGCATATGATTAAAGCCAATATGGATAAACAATTGGAAGCTTGTGGAGAAGCTCCTTTTTATACACTAGGACCTTTAACCACTGATATCGCTCCAGGTTATGATCATATCACTTCTGGTATTGGTGCGGCAATGATTGGTTGGTATGGCACAGCGATGCTGTGTTATGTAACGCCAAAAGAACACTTAGGTTTACCAAATAAAGACGATGTAAGAACTGGAGTAGTAACGTATAAGTTAGCAGCTCATGCTGCCGATTTAGCAAAAGGACATCCTGGAGCACAACATAGAGATGATGCATTAAGTAAAGCGCGTTTCGAATTCCGTTGGGAAGATCAGTTTAATTTAAGTTTAGATCCTGAATTAGCAAGAGAATATCACGATGAAACCTTACCAGCCGAGGGAGCGAAAATTGCTCATTTCTGTTCTATGTGTGGACCAAAGTTTTGCTCAATGAAAATTACACAAGAAGTAAGAGATTACGCAGCAAAAAAAGAACTACAGGAGGGGAAAGCGCTTGAAGAAGGAATGAAAGAAAAATCTGAAGAATTTAAAGAAAAAGGATCTGAAGTTTATTTATAG